In the genome of Bacteroides mediterraneensis, the window TTGAAGCCGGTATCACTTTTTTCGATACGGCCGAGGTTTATAGCATGTTTAAAAATGAGGAACTTGTTGGCGAGGCTCTTGAGCCTTTCCGTAATGAAGTGGTCATCGCCACCAAATTCGGATATGATATGGCCAATGTCCATTTTGAAGGGTCGGCACGTCCCGTTGAATTGTCGAGCAAACCGGAAGTCATCCGCCGTGCTGTCGAAGGCTCGTTGCGACGTTTGCGAAGAGACCATATCGATTTGTATTATCAACACCGTGTGGATCCGCATACACCCATTGAAGAAGTTGCCGATACACTTTCGTCTTTGATCAAAGAGGGTAAGGTTCTCCATTGGGGATTGTCCGAAGCTTCAGCTGCCACAGTCCGTCGGGCACATGCTGTATGTCCGCTTACAGCAGTACAGAGCGAATATTCGATGTGGTACAGAAAACCTGAAGCGGAGTTATTGCCGACCTTGGAGGAATTAGGTATCGGTTTCGTACCTTTCAGCCCGCTGGGCAAGGCCATGCTGACAGGACGGTTCAATCGTCAGACGACCTTCGACAAGTCCGACTACCGGAGTACCATCCCGCGTTTTAGTCCCGAGAACCTGCAACAGAACGTAGCGCTGGCTGAGTATGTAGAGCAGTTGGCCAAAATGAAACAAACTACACCGGCTCGGGTCGCTCTTGCCTGGCTTTTGGCTCAAAAGCCGTGGATTGTCCCGATTCCAGGATCAAAACGGATTGAACGGATTGTGGAAAATGCCGGCGCTGTTGAAGTCTCATTCTCGGAAGAAGAATTGACAGAGATTCGTTCTCATTTGGATTCTATCCATATCATTGGTGGACGTTATTCGGAGGATCAGGAAAAATTGACGGGATTATAAACTTGAATACAGAAGCAAAGTTTGGCTTTTGACAGGTTTTACAAATAAACTTATAAATCAATTCAAATAAGAAATACACATGAAGAAGTTATTTTATATTCTGCTGGCAGCAGGGCTATTTTTCGGGTTTACATCTTGTGAAGATGATAAGCCTGTAACCGACCAGCCTCAGACTGAAACCCCTGAAAATGGAGGAGAAGATGATGAAAACGGGAATAATGATCCCGAGAATCCCAATCCTGTAGAGGGAGACATCCTTGTCGTTTATTACAGCTTCACGAACAACACGCACACGATTGTGACGGATCTGCTGACACAAATAGATGCAGATGTTGTCCGCGTGGAACCGGCAGAGAAAGGATTGGATTACGCTGCGAACAATTATGCCATAGGCAGTGCCCTGATTGCCGCCATCCGTGAAAATCCGAATGACGCCTCTTCCTATCCGGCTATCGATCCAGTGGACGTTGAACTTGAGAACTACGCTACGGTGATTGTAGCGGCACCCCTCTGGTGGAGCAATATGGCGGCTCCGTTGCAGACCTTCCTGTTCAACCACGGAAGCGAGATGGCAGGAAAGAATATCGGGCTGATTGTGTCCAGTGCCAGCAGCGGCATCAGTGGTGTCGAAGCGGATGCCAAACGTCTTATCCCGGAGGGCAATTTCCTGACCCCGAGCCTTTGGATCCGTTCTTCCCAGACGTCCAATTGTCATGCGATGACCGCTGAATGGCTGAAAAATACAGGTTTGATTGAATAAAAGAATTTATCGTGAGACCCTATGTTATTTGCCACATGGTGGCTTCCATTGACGGCAGGATTGACTGTTCGATGGTAGACAAAATCAGCGGAGAAGAATATTATACCGCATTGGAACAACTGGATTGCCCGTCTTTGTTAGAAGGACGGGTAACCATGGAACATTATAACGCCGCCAAAGAACCGTTCGTCCCGACAGAGTATGAACCAGTTGGTCAACCCTCCGTATATATTGCAGAAGAATCGGATGCCTATATGGTATCTGTTGATACGTTAGGACATTTACGATGGAATTCAAACAGTATTGATGATGTACCGTTGGTTTGTATTGTCAGCGAAAGAGTTTCTAAGGAATATCTGGAGATGTTACGTAAACAGGGAATATCATGGATTGCCGTAGGAAATGAAAATATTGATTTGGATACGGCCATGAATATACTGTATGAACAATTTCATGTCAAGCGTTTAGCTCTATTGGGAGGAGGTCATATCAACGGAGGATTCTTGCAGGCCGGACTGATCGATGAGGTCAGTCTGCTGGTAGCACCCGGAATAGATGGCCGAAAAAACGGAACCGCCGTCTTTGATGGAATAGGAGGAGATGACCGCCTGCCGGTGCATCTTCACCTGACCAGTGTGGAAAGATTGGAGAATGATGTAATCTGGCTGCGCTACAGGCTATAATCCCATGATACGGGGAATTTAATCGGTATTTAGGGTAGCTTGTCACCTTTTCGAATTTACTACTTTTGAGAAAAAAAGATAAAAGCAGATCGTATGGATGATTTAATACAATTACTGCATGAAGGGAAGCATTCCCTGGTTGTTGCAAACGGCGAGGTTTGCACATTTAATGGTCGTGGAGTCATCGATCTGTATCATTTGTTGCAAGATGATCCGGGCTTCTTGTATGAAGCATCCATCGCGGATAAAGTTGTGGGTAAGGCTGCTGCGGCACTGATGGCTTTGGCAAAGGTCAAAGAGGTGTATGCGGATGTCATCAGTCGGCCTGCCCTTGACTTGCTTTCAAAAACCGATATAAAGATAAGTTATGGAGTTGTAGCCCCGCATATTATCAATCGGACTGCTACCGGATGGTGTCCGTTGGAAACCCGCTGCTTTGATTGTGCTACGCCTGAGGAGTGTTTTCACCAGATAGAGGCATTCTATAAACAAATAAATGATTAACAAACAGATACATTATAAATGAAGATAAGAAAGTCTTATTTGTCAATTGCTTTGATGGCCCTTGCCGTCCAGACGGGAATGGCTCAGGAACAAAAACGGGACTCCCTTGATACAGGGAAGGTATATGAAATCGGAGAAGTTGTGGTTACCGGCACCCGTAATGAAACGGATGTCCGACATCTGTCCCAAACCGTGTCTGTAGTGAACCGCAGCAAAATAGACCAGGCCTTGCAACCCTCGCTACTGCCGGTGCTGACAGAACAGATTCCCGGCCTGTTCGTAACCTCACGCGGAGTGATGGGCTACGGTGTGTCGGGTGGCGCGGCAGGAAGTATTTCACTCCGTGGATTGAGTGGCGGAACAGCCCGGTTGATGGTAATGATTGACGGCCATCCCCAATATGCCGGCATTTTCGGCCATCCGATAGCCGATGCCTATCAGTCATTCCTTGCCGAGCGGGTGGAAGTTCTGCGGGGGCCGGCTTCGGTCCTCTACGGCTCGAACGCCATGGGCGGCGTCATCAACATCGTAACGCGTAAGATGCAGGAGGACGGCGTAAAGACGAACCTTCGCGCCGGGTACGGTTCCTGGAATACACTCGAAACGGAGCTGACCAACCGCATCCGGAAAGGGCGTTTTTCCAGCGTCGTTTCCGGTTCATATAACCGCACGGACGGCCACCGTGCCGACATGGGCTTCGAGCAGTACGGCGGCTATGCAAAACTGGGCTATGAAGTGACGGATAACTGGAATCTGCGGGGCGATGTGAATGTGACCCATTTCAACGCCTCCTATCCCGGCCCGGTTGATGCACCGCTGCTCGACGGCGACCAGCGCATCATACGAGGCATGACCTCGTTTGCCGTGGAGAACCGGTATGAAAAGACCTCGGGAGCCGTCAGCATCTTCTACAACTGGGGCGACCACTGGATCAACGACGGATATACCCCCTCCGAGGGTGAAACACCGCAGGATGACCGCTTCCTGTCGCATGACGACATGATGGGCGTGTCGCTCTACCAGAGTGCGCGGTTTTTCAAGGGCAACCGCATCACCGTGGGCTTCGACTGGTTCCGTTATGGAGGCCGTGCATGGAACGAATATGTGAGCGGGGAGCAGGCCGGTACGACTTCCGATCTGGTGGACAAGCACGAAGACGAGCTGGCCGGATATATTGACTTCCGCCAAGACATCGGTTCCTGGCTGACCTTCAACGTCGGGCTTCGTGCAGACCATCACTCCCGCATCGGATTGGAGTGGGTGCCGCAGGCCGGACTGGCCTTCCATCTCCCGCACGCCATCGAGCTGAAGGCCTCCGCCTCGAAAGGGTTCCGTTATCCGATTTTGCGCGAGATGTACATGTTCCCGCCGCAGAACCCCGATTTGCTGCCGGAGTCGATGTGGAACTACGAGCTGGCCTTTTCGCAGCGTCTGATGGAGGGGCGGCTGACCTACGGCGTGAACCTCTTCTACATAGACGGGAAGAATCTTATTCAAACCCTTCCGAATCCTAATGGCAGCGGTATGTTGAACCAGAATTCAGGAGAAATCGAAAATACCGGTGTGGAGATACAGACGGCTTACCGCATCAACCGTCAATGGTCGGTGGACGGGAACTACAGCTTCCTGCACATGGAAAATCCAGTTATTGCCGCTCCTGAACATAAACTGTACGCCGGAGCTAATTTCTCACATGGGCGATGGAATGTGTCTACCGGAATACAATACGTCGAAGGACTTTATACTTCGGTTGGCGAGAATGAGAGTAAAGAGAATTTCGTACTTTGGAATCTCCGTGCCTCTTTCCGCGCATGTAAATGGTTGGATATTTGGGCGCGTGGTGAGAACCTGCTGGCTCAGGAATATGAAATCAATGACGGCTATCCCATGCCGAGAGCAACGGTTATGGCCGGATTTAATTTAAGCTTTTGAAACATTTAATACGTTACCAATATGAAAAGTAGTTTCTTAACCATGATGTTTGCAATCTTGTTTGCCACATCAGGTTGTGCCCAGGCACAAAATGAGCAGGAACCAGCCCGGCCGGAAACACCTGCGACAGAGGAGAACCTTCCGAAGGTATATTTCTACAAAGAGATTTCCTCGGAGAATCTGGTGAAAATCTATGAAGCTCTCGGACGTGAAGCCAAAGGCCGGGTAGCCGTAAAACTCTCGACGGGTGAACCGGGGGGCCACAATTTCCTGCAACCGGCTTTGATCAAGGATCTGGTGCAAAAAGTAAACGGTACCATCGTAGAGTGTAACACCGCTTACGGCGGAGGTCGTGCCAATACGGAAAGCCACCTCAAGGCAGCTGCTGACCATGGGTTTACGGCCATCGCTACGGTTGACATTATGGATGCGGAAGGCGAGACGGAGCTTCCGGTAACCGGGGGCAAACACCTTACCCGTGATATTGTGGGCAAGAATTATCTCAACTACGATTTCACGATTATCCTATCCCACTTCAAGGGCCATGCGATGGGTGGATTCGGCGGAGCTATAAAGAACATGTCCATCGGCATTGCTTCGTCCAATGGCAAACGTCTGATCCATTCCGCAGGAACCAGTACTACAAGTTGGGGAAGTCCAGCTCAGGATGATTTTCTGGAGTCAATGGCAGAAGCCGCCAAAGCGGTTGCAGACCATTGCGGAGGGAATATTTTGTATATCAGCGTAGCTAACAACCTCTCGGTAGATTGTGATTGTGACTCTTCACCGGC includes:
- a CDS encoding DUF362 domain-containing protein, whose amino-acid sequence is MKSSFLTMMFAILFATSGCAQAQNEQEPARPETPATEENLPKVYFYKEISSENLVKIYEALGREAKGRVAVKLSTGEPGGHNFLQPALIKDLVQKVNGTIVECNTAYGGGRANTESHLKAAADHGFTAIATVDIMDAEGETELPVTGGKHLTRDIVGKNYLNYDFTIILSHFKGHAMGGFGGAIKNMSIGIASSNGKRLIHSAGTSTTSWGSPAQDDFLESMAEAAKAVADHCGGNILYISVANNLSVDCDCDSSPADPEMGDIGILASLDPVALDRACTDLVRSSEDHGKIHLIERIDSRHGMHTLDHAESLGMGSQKYELVELD
- a CDS encoding TonB-dependent receptor, which produces MAQEQKRDSLDTGKVYEIGEVVVTGTRNETDVRHLSQTVSVVNRSKIDQALQPSLLPVLTEQIPGLFVTSRGVMGYGVSGGAAGSISLRGLSGGTARLMVMIDGHPQYAGIFGHPIADAYQSFLAERVEVLRGPASVLYGSNAMGGVINIVTRKMQEDGVKTNLRAGYGSWNTLETELTNRIRKGRFSSVVSGSYNRTDGHRADMGFEQYGGYAKLGYEVTDNWNLRGDVNVTHFNASYPGPVDAPLLDGDQRIIRGMTSFAVENRYEKTSGAVSIFYNWGDHWINDGYTPSEGETPQDDRFLSHDDMMGVSLYQSARFFKGNRITVGFDWFRYGGRAWNEYVSGEQAGTTSDLVDKHEDELAGYIDFRQDIGSWLTFNVGLRADHHSRIGLEWVPQAGLAFHLPHAIELKASASKGFRYPILREMYMFPPQNPDLLPESMWNYELAFSQRLMEGRLTYGVNLFYIDGKNLIQTLPNPNGSGMLNQNSGEIENTGVEIQTAYRINRQWSVDGNYSFLHMENPVIAAPEHKLYAGANFSHGRWNVSTGIQYVEGLYTSVGENESKENFVLWNLRASFRACKWLDIWARGENLLAQEYEINDGYPMPRATVMAGFNLSF
- a CDS encoding flavodoxin, translated to MKKLFYILLAAGLFFGFTSCEDDKPVTDQPQTETPENGGEDDENGNNDPENPNPVEGDILVVYYSFTNNTHTIVTDLLTQIDADVVRVEPAEKGLDYAANNYAIGSALIAAIRENPNDASSYPAIDPVDVELENYATVIVAAPLWWSNMAAPLQTFLFNHGSEMAGKNIGLIVSSASSGISGVEADAKRLIPEGNFLTPSLWIRSSQTSNCHAMTAEWLKNTGLIE
- a CDS encoding aldo/keto reductase, which translates into the protein MKKRILGKNGLEVSAIGLGCMGFTQSYPPYPEKKEAIATIRQAVEAGITFFDTAEVYSMFKNEELVGEALEPFRNEVVIATKFGYDMANVHFEGSARPVELSSKPEVIRRAVEGSLRRLRRDHIDLYYQHRVDPHTPIEEVADTLSSLIKEGKVLHWGLSEASAATVRRAHAVCPLTAVQSEYSMWYRKPEAELLPTLEELGIGFVPFSPLGKAMLTGRFNRQTTFDKSDYRSTIPRFSPENLQQNVALAEYVEQLAKMKQTTPARVALAWLLAQKPWIVPIPGSKRIERIVENAGAVEVSFSEEELTEIRSHLDSIHIIGGRYSEDQEKLTGL
- a CDS encoding DUF1893 domain-containing protein, which translates into the protein MDDLIQLLHEGKHSLVVANGEVCTFNGRGVIDLYHLLQDDPGFLYEASIADKVVGKAAAALMALAKVKEVYADVISRPALDLLSKTDIKISYGVVAPHIINRTATGWCPLETRCFDCATPEECFHQIEAFYKQIND
- a CDS encoding dihydrofolate reductase family protein; its protein translation is MRPYVICHMVASIDGRIDCSMVDKISGEEYYTALEQLDCPSLLEGRVTMEHYNAAKEPFVPTEYEPVGQPSVYIAEESDAYMVSVDTLGHLRWNSNSIDDVPLVCIVSERVSKEYLEMLRKQGISWIAVGNENIDLDTAMNILYEQFHVKRLALLGGGHINGGFLQAGLIDEVSLLVAPGIDGRKNGTAVFDGIGGDDRLPVHLHLTSVERLENDVIWLRYRL